The following are encoded together in the Plasmodium knowlesi strain H genome assembly, chromosome: 8 genome:
- a CDS encoding translation machinery-associated protein 7, putative produces the protein MPLNVQGGKKKPLKAAKKGPVELTEEEKAFKKEMAEKKKAEEEAKQKLLKAKKK, from the exons ATGCCGCTAAACGTACAG ggaggaaagaagaagccTTTGAAGGCCGCCAAGAAGGGACCCGTCGAATTgacggaagaagaaaaagcttttaaaaaggaaatggccgagaagaaaaa AGCCGAAGAAGAAGCTAAACAGAAATTGTTGAAAGCcaaaaagaagtaa